From Streptosporangiales bacterium, the proteins below share one genomic window:
- a CDS encoding molybdopterin-dependent oxidoreductase — MADQVGQRTPRKEDRRLLTGTATFGSDVQFPRMAHARVVRSLVAHGAITAIDASAARALPGVVDVVTAADVPTGLAIPVRLQVPDTDVSGRLQPVLAATEVRYVGEPVAVVVADDPYVAEDASGLVTVDIDDRDPLVDVDDATEADVVADFGLGYGDVDTAFGRAAHVVAMDVAVGRHTAVPMEPRALTVEYQPATDSLSVYGATKVPVFNRQVLAGLLGMDESAIRMHAVDAGGGFGVRGEFYPEDFLVPWLARRLRRAVSWVEDRAEHLVAVNHSRQQRHRVEAAFAADGTILGLRDDVRHDNGAYVRTHGVIVPELTLAMLPGPYRVPAYRGRVRVVLTNKTPCGTYRAPGRYEGTTAREQLFDLAAAELGLDRVELRRRNLLGSDELPHTRAMHTLGTDVVLDGGDYVRLLDRALARVDELGWRQLVDAGRAEGRLLGLGLAVFLEKSGLGPYDTADVEITSTGRVRVLSGGTSLGQGIETALAQIAADEFGVPYDAVDVINGDTLLQPYGTGSWASRSTVVAGSAVQRAAREVAVRVRELGARLLEAAPDDVELVDGAVRVKGVPGSARSLAEVWQAAQPRAGWLAADEPAGLAARHRFTVDHMTYPYGAHVCAVEVDPGTGNVQVLRYLVAYEIGRAVNPTLVEGQLRGGVAQGMGGALLEELVYDEQGQPQSTTFMDYLLPTAAEVPAVDLVVCEDAPAATNPLGARGAGEGGVTAAGAAVASAVSDAIGVPAIGKLPVDPRSVVRLLRSEDRTTRHSVALS; from the coding sequence ATGGCTGACCAGGTCGGGCAGCGTACGCCGCGCAAGGAGGACCGCCGGTTGCTGACCGGCACCGCGACGTTCGGCTCCGACGTGCAGTTCCCGCGGATGGCGCACGCGCGGGTGGTGCGTTCTTTGGTGGCACACGGGGCCATCACTGCGATCGACGCGTCGGCCGCGCGTGCGCTGCCTGGCGTCGTGGACGTGGTCACCGCCGCCGACGTGCCGACCGGCCTGGCCATCCCCGTGCGGCTGCAGGTGCCCGACACGGACGTCTCCGGCCGGCTGCAGCCGGTACTCGCCGCGACCGAGGTGCGCTACGTCGGCGAACCGGTCGCTGTCGTGGTGGCCGACGACCCGTACGTCGCCGAGGACGCCAGCGGCCTGGTCACCGTCGACATCGACGACCGCGACCCGCTCGTGGACGTCGACGACGCCACCGAGGCGGACGTCGTGGCGGACTTCGGCCTCGGCTACGGCGACGTCGACACGGCGTTCGGACGGGCGGCGCACGTGGTCGCGATGGACGTCGCGGTCGGCCGACACACGGCGGTGCCGATGGAACCGCGGGCACTGACCGTCGAGTACCAGCCGGCGACCGACAGCCTGTCGGTCTACGGCGCCACGAAGGTGCCGGTGTTCAACCGACAGGTGCTCGCCGGCCTGCTCGGCATGGACGAGAGCGCGATCCGCATGCACGCCGTGGACGCCGGCGGCGGGTTCGGCGTGCGCGGCGAGTTCTACCCGGAGGACTTCCTCGTCCCGTGGTTGGCCAGGCGGCTGCGCCGTGCCGTGTCGTGGGTCGAGGACCGCGCCGAGCACCTGGTGGCCGTCAACCACTCCAGGCAGCAGCGGCACCGGGTGGAGGCGGCGTTCGCCGCGGACGGCACCATCCTCGGCCTGCGCGACGACGTACGGCACGACAACGGCGCCTACGTGCGCACGCACGGCGTCATCGTGCCCGAGCTGACGCTGGCGATGCTGCCAGGTCCGTACCGGGTGCCCGCGTACCGCGGCCGGGTGCGGGTGGTGCTGACCAACAAGACCCCGTGCGGCACCTACCGGGCGCCCGGCCGCTACGAGGGCACCACCGCGCGCGAGCAGCTGTTCGACCTCGCCGCGGCCGAGCTCGGGCTCGACCGGGTGGAGCTGCGGCGGCGCAACCTGCTCGGCAGCGACGAGCTGCCACACACCAGGGCCATGCACACGCTCGGCACCGACGTGGTGCTCGACGGCGGCGACTACGTACGGCTGCTCGACCGCGCGCTGGCCCGCGTCGACGAGCTCGGCTGGCGCCAGCTTGTCGACGCCGGCCGGGCTGAGGGGCGGCTGCTCGGCCTCGGGCTGGCGGTGTTCCTGGAGAAGAGCGGGCTCGGTCCTTACGACACCGCGGACGTGGAGATCACCAGCACCGGCCGGGTGCGGGTGCTCTCCGGCGGCACCTCGCTCGGGCAGGGCATCGAGACCGCGCTCGCGCAGATCGCCGCGGACGAGTTCGGCGTGCCGTACGACGCCGTCGACGTGATCAACGGCGACACCCTGCTGCAGCCGTACGGCACCGGTTCGTGGGCGAGCCGGTCGACGGTCGTCGCGGGCAGCGCCGTACAGCGCGCAGCACGCGAGGTGGCCGTGCGGGTGCGCGAGCTCGGCGCCAGGTTGCTCGAAGCCGCGCCGGACGACGTCGAGCTGGTCGACGGCGCCGTGCGCGTGAAGGGCGTGCCAGGCAGTGCCCGCAGCCTCGCGGAGGTCTGGCAGGCGGCGCAGCCGCGCGCCGGCTGGCTCGCCGCCGACGAGCCGGCGGGGTTGGCGGCGCGGCACCGGTTCACCGTCGACCACATGACGTACCCGTACGGCGCCCACGTCTGCGCGGTGGAGGTGGACCCTGGCACCGGCAACGTCCAGGTGCTGCGTTACCTCGTCGCGTACGAGATCGGCCGGGCGGTGAACCCCACCCTGGTCGAGGGGCAGCTGCGCGGCGGCGTCGCGCAGGGCATGGGCGGTGCGCTGCTCGAGGAGCTGGTCTACGACGAGCAGGGCCAGCCGCAGTCGACCACCTTCATGGACTACCTGCTGCCGACCGCCGCCGAGGTGCCCGCCGTCGACCTGGTGGTGTGTGAGGACGCGCCTGCCGCGACGAACCCGCTCGGCGCCCGCGGTGCGGGGGAGGGCGGCGTGACCGCTGCGGGTGCCGCGGTGGCGAGTGCCGTCAGCGACGCGATCGGGGTGCCGGCGATCGGGAAGCTGCCGGTCGACCCGCGCTCCGTGGTACGGCTGCTGCGTTCCGAAGATCGGACAACTCGGCATTCGGTTGCATTATCATGA
- a CDS encoding 2Fe-2S iron-sulfur cluster binding domain-containing protein, with amino-acid sequence MKDQHLVTLDVNGREYEVVLESRRTLADVLRQDLGLTGTHLGCEHGICGACTVLLDGEPVRSCLVFGVQADGRSVRTVEGLADGDELSDLQQAFSRCHGLQCGFCTPGFLMLAEAYLDTEPAGDPEEVRDVVSANLCRCTGYQGIVEAVTEVAAARRKQRDG; translated from the coding sequence AGTACGAGGTGGTACTCGAGTCGCGGCGCACGCTCGCGGACGTCCTGCGTCAGGATCTCGGGCTCACCGGCACGCACCTCGGCTGCGAGCACGGCATCTGCGGCGCCTGCACGGTATTGCTCGACGGTGAGCCGGTGCGGTCGTGTCTGGTGTTCGGCGTGCAGGCCGACGGGCGCTCCGTACGTACCGTGGAAGGTCTCGCCGACGGCGACGAGCTGAGCGACCTGCAGCAGGCGTTCAGCCGCTGCCACGGGCTGCAGTGCGGGTTCTGCACGCCCGGGTTCCTGATGCTCGCCGAGGCGTACCTCGACACCGAACCCGCCGGCGACCCGGAGGAGGTGCGCGACGTCGTCTCCGCCAACCTCTGCCGCTGCACCGGGTACCAGGGCATCGTGGAAGCGGTGACCGAGGTCGCCGCAGCACGCCGGAAGCAGCGCGATGGCTGA